The Flavobacterium praedii genome window below encodes:
- the nusA gene encoding transcription termination factor NusA produces MENLALIDSFSEFKDDKLIDRVTLMAILEDVFRNALKKKYGSDDNFDIIINPDKGDMEIWRRRVIVADEDLDFENEEITLTEARKIEADFEIGEEVSEEVKLIDLGRRAILALRQNLISKIHEHDNTNLYKQFKDIIGDIYTAEVHHVRPRVVILVDDEGNEIILPKEKQIPSDFFRKGDNVRGIIESVELKGNKPQIIMSRTSDKFLEKLFEQEIPEVFDGLIMVKNVVRIPGEKAKVAVDSYDDRIDPVGACVGMKGSRIHGIVRELGNENIDVINYTSNIQLYITRALSPAKVSSIKINEETKRAEVFLKLEEVSKAIGRGGHNIRLAGLLTGYELDVIREGDVAGSISDDDDVELTEFSDEIEEWVIEEFAKIGLDTAKSILKHDVEDLVRRTDLEEETILDVMRILSEEFDS; encoded by the coding sequence ATGGAAAATTTAGCATTAATCGATTCATTCTCAGAGTTTAAAGATGATAAACTTATTGATCGTGTAACGCTTATGGCAATTTTGGAAGATGTATTTAGAAATGCATTGAAAAAAAAATACGGTTCGGATGATAATTTCGATATCATTATAAATCCTGATAAAGGAGATATGGAGATTTGGAGAAGAAGAGTAATCGTTGCTGACGAGGATTTGGATTTTGAAAATGAAGAAATTACATTAACTGAAGCTAGAAAGATTGAAGCCGATTTTGAAATTGGAGAAGAGGTTTCTGAGGAAGTTAAACTAATTGATTTGGGAAGAAGAGCGATTTTGGCTTTAAGACAAAATTTAATTTCAAAAATACATGAACACGACAATACTAATCTTTACAAACAATTTAAAGATATAATTGGTGATATTTATACTGCCGAAGTACATCATGTACGTCCTCGAGTAGTAATTTTGGTAGATGATGAAGGGAATGAAATAATATTGCCTAAAGAAAAACAAATACCTTCTGATTTTTTTAGAAAAGGAGATAATGTTCGTGGTATAATTGAAAGTGTAGAGTTAAAAGGGAATAAACCTCAAATTATTATGTCTAGAACTTCAGATAAGTTCTTGGAAAAATTATTTGAACAAGAAATTCCTGAAGTTTTTGACGGTTTAATAATGGTTAAAAACGTTGTTAGAATTCCAGGTGAGAAAGCTAAAGTAGCTGTGGATTCTTATGATGATCGTATTGATCCAGTGGGTGCATGTGTAGGTATGAAAGGTTCTCGTATTCATGGTATTGTTCGTGAATTAGGAAATGAAAATATAGATGTAATTAATTATACAAGTAATATTCAATTATATATTACAAGGGCTTTGAGTCCTGCTAAAGTTTCTTCTATCAAAATTAATGAAGAAACCAAAAGAGCTGAAGTATTTTTGAAATTAGAAGAAGTTTCAAAAGCAATTGGTAGAGGAGGACATAATATTCGTTTAGCTGGTTTGTTGACTGGTTATGAATTAGATGTTATTCGCGAAGGCGATGTTGCAGGTTCTATATCTGATGATGATGATGTTGAATTAACAGAATTCTCAGACGAAATAGAAGAGTGGGTAATTGAAGAATTTGCAAAAATAGGTTTGGATACTGCAAAAAGTATTTTAAAACATGATGTGGAAGATTTAGTTAGAAGAACGGACCTAGAAGAGGAAACGATTTTAGATGTAATGAGAATATTAAGTGAAGAGTTTGATAGTTAA
- the rimP gene encoding ribosome assembly cofactor RimP, which translates to MTFKEKVKQVVEEALQDKPAVFLIDLTITDSYKIIIGIDGDEGVVLQDCIDLSRAVEENLDREEQDFSLEVASVGVGSPLKLVRQYKKNIGRTLIVKTNTENIEAELVEANDLFIILSWKAREPKKIGKGKETVQKELQIPYSDIKEAIVTVTF; encoded by the coding sequence ATGACATTTAAAGAAAAAGTTAAGCAAGTAGTAGAAGAAGCTCTTCAAGATAAACCAGCTGTATTTTTAATAGATTTGACTATTACAGATTCTTATAAAATTATAATTGGCATTGATGGAGATGAAGGCGTGGTTTTACAAGATTGTATAGATTTAAGTAGAGCAGTTGAAGAGAATCTTGATAGGGAAGAACAAGATTTTTCGTTGGAAGTCGCTTCAGTAGGAGTTGGATCTCCTTTGAAATTGGTAAGACAGTATAAAAAAAATATTGGAAGAACTTTAATTGTAAAGACCAATACAGAAAATATTGAAGCAGAATTAGTTGAAGCTAATGATCTTTTTATAATTTTGTCTTGGAAAGCTAGAGAACCTAAAAAAATTGGAAAAGGAAAAGAAACTGTTCAAAAAGAACTACAAATTCCTTACTCAGATATTAAAGAAGCAATTGTTACAGTAACATTTTAA
- a CDS encoding universal stress protein, producing the protein MKRILIPTDFSKYADEAIEVGAQIAKKNDCEIILIHMLELPGQMNDAIKGETSIPEVMLFKRKAEEILKSIKNRPYLSGIQITEIVRLDGAYNGINNYIKQNSVDLIVMGSHGASGINEIFIGSNTEKVVRQSEIPVLVIKNKIENFNVKNIIFASDFSKEIKKPFQKVLDFAKLFGSKLNLVMICTPNSFKSTSAAKKIITEFITDFDMPEYSFETYNESNIERGIINYSNEKDADLIAFCTHGRTALNHFFTGSISEDLVNHATKPVLTFRI; encoded by the coding sequence ATGAAAAGAATACTTATCCCAACTGATTTTTCTAAATATGCTGATGAAGCTATAGAAGTTGGCGCACAAATTGCAAAAAAAAATGACTGTGAAATTATCTTAATTCACATGTTGGAATTACCAGGCCAAATGAATGATGCCATAAAAGGCGAAACCAGCATTCCTGAAGTTATGCTTTTCAAACGCAAAGCAGAAGAAATATTAAAAAGCATCAAAAATCGCCCCTATCTATCTGGAATTCAAATAACAGAAATAGTAAGACTTGACGGGGCATATAATGGAATAAACAATTACATCAAACAGAACAGCGTCGATTTAATTGTTATGGGATCCCACGGAGCATCAGGTATCAATGAAATTTTCATTGGATCCAATACTGAAAAAGTAGTACGACAATCCGAAATACCAGTACTAGTAATTAAAAATAAAATCGAAAACTTTAATGTCAAAAACATCATTTTTGCTTCCGACTTTTCAAAAGAGATTAAAAAACCTTTTCAGAAAGTTCTTGATTTCGCCAAATTATTTGGATCAAAATTAAATTTGGTAATGATTTGCACCCCAAACAGCTTTAAAAGCACTTCGGCAGCAAAAAAAATCATTACAGAGTTCATTACTGATTTTGACATGCCTGAATATTCATTTGAAACCTATAACGAAAGTAACATAGAAAGAGGAATAATAAATTATTCAAACGAAAAAGATGCTGATTTAATAGCATTTTGCACTCACGGTAGAACAGCTCTCAACCACTTCTTTACTGGTAGTATCTCGGAAGACTTAGTAAACCATGCTACAAAACCCGTATTAACATTTAGAATATAA
- a CDS encoding glycosyltransferase family 117 protein codes for MTSFNFNKWNTITGWFAFSIALITYTLTVEPTMSFWDCGEYIATAAKLEVGHPPGAPLFQMIGAFFAMFAIDKEHIALMVNMTSVFSSAFTILFMFWSSTMILKKIIGQYSEITTNNSIVILGSSLVGSLAYTFSDSFWYNAVEAEVYAMATLLIALLLWLGLRWEQEMNTPRGDRWLLLISLVVGLSFGVHFMSLLTIPAIGFLYFFKNYKVVTVKNFLIANVVVVSVLLFIFKLLLPLTMAFFGKTEVFMVNSMGLPFNSGTIFVTLLLIAFFYFGLKITQKKGLVHYNTLLLCVLFILIGFSTWLMLPIRANANTVINENKPSDAAEVLAYYNREQYGVNPLFYGPQYTEAFVGLDANNPYLDKAPNYERDYKTGKYVIVNNYIKAEQNSDDNQKTILPRMWSTDHIENYMNFTNPPAFRMNPDYPYEDDLAKYGLDPSKLSEEDYNKAIAQLKNETEKTIAEFRQAYAQKQIDNEGYVSFLKHYGDYLIIEKPTTADNFSFMFEYQFGYMYWRYLMWNFVGRQNDEQGKYDYLDGNWISGIPFLDNLHVASQDNLPADVLNNKGRNVYFFLPFILGLIGIMYHASKDRKSFYVLLALFLFLGIALKIYLNERPFEPRERDYALVGSFYVFAIWIGFGVYALYESAQKYLAPKIAGPIIIAATLLAAPVLMAYQNWDDHDRSGKYTATAMAKAYLESCDPNAILFTIGDNDTFPLWYAQEIEGVRTDIKIVNTSLFMTDWYIDQMKRKAYQSEGLPISFTHDEYVGDKLDYVAHIPKTESRWDIKDYIAFIKNPKSTVEMQNGQTIHFYPTNKLRIPVDKAAIIKNKVVDPKLNDSIVPYIDIEIKGSAIYKNRLMMLEIIKNNNWKRPIYFSGGAFAEEDYLWMKEYLQLEGMVYKLVPIRTPLSEESGQMDMGRIDTENMYSKVMKWDWGNSESDKIYHDPETRRESLTYRMNLSRLMNELIAEGKIDKARNIIELAMTKMPLDKFGYYSLVEPFAKGYYDVGEKAKAHDLLDKLMAKYKDNLNYYAKIAPSEQSNVEIEIITDLERYRGLLIVMKDSKDMDYYNSSKKTFNTYIEIFARFGRKKE; via the coding sequence ATGACATCATTCAATTTCAATAAATGGAATACCATTACAGGTTGGTTTGCCTTTTCAATCGCTCTTATAACTTATACACTTACTGTTGAACCCACTATGAGTTTTTGGGACTGTGGTGAATATATAGCTACAGCAGCTAAACTTGAAGTAGGCCATCCCCCTGGAGCACCCCTTTTCCAAATGATAGGTGCATTTTTTGCCATGTTTGCCATAGACAAAGAACACATCGCCTTAATGGTGAATATGACTTCTGTTTTTTCGAGTGCCTTTACTATATTATTTATGTTTTGGTCTTCGACGATGATTCTAAAAAAAATTATTGGACAATATTCAGAAATCACTACAAACAATTCAATAGTGATTTTGGGTAGTTCTCTCGTTGGATCATTAGCTTACACTTTTTCAGACAGCTTTTGGTACAATGCTGTAGAAGCTGAAGTTTACGCTATGGCAACTTTATTAATAGCGTTACTATTATGGCTGGGATTACGCTGGGAACAAGAAATGAATACACCTAGAGGAGATAGATGGCTTTTATTAATTTCTTTGGTAGTTGGATTATCTTTTGGAGTACACTTTATGTCTCTATTAACCATTCCTGCTATTGGTTTTTTATATTTTTTTAAAAACTACAAGGTTGTAACCGTAAAAAACTTCCTGATTGCAAATGTAGTTGTGGTATCCGTTTTGCTTTTTATATTCAAATTATTACTCCCGTTAACAATGGCTTTCTTTGGTAAAACCGAAGTTTTCATGGTAAATTCAATGGGACTACCATTTAATTCAGGAACTATATTTGTCACACTACTTCTTATCGCCTTTTTCTATTTTGGATTAAAAATCACCCAAAAAAAAGGACTAGTGCATTACAATACACTTCTGCTATGCGTTCTTTTTATATTAATTGGCTTCTCAACATGGCTAATGTTACCAATTCGAGCCAATGCAAATACAGTAATCAATGAAAATAAACCGTCCGATGCAGCAGAGGTACTTGCCTATTACAACAGAGAACAATATGGTGTAAATCCCTTGTTTTATGGACCTCAATACACAGAGGCTTTTGTTGGACTTGATGCTAACAATCCATATTTAGACAAAGCTCCTAACTACGAAAGAGATTATAAAACAGGAAAATATGTAATTGTAAATAATTATATAAAAGCTGAACAAAATAGTGACGACAACCAAAAAACTATTTTACCAAGAATGTGGAGTACAGATCATATTGAAAACTATATGAATTTTACCAATCCACCTGCTTTTAGAATGAATCCCGACTATCCTTACGAAGATGATTTAGCAAAATACGGATTAGATCCTAGCAAACTTAGTGAAGAAGATTACAACAAAGCTATAGCACAATTAAAAAATGAAACCGAAAAAACCATTGCCGAGTTTAGACAAGCTTATGCTCAAAAACAAATCGACAATGAAGGTTATGTTTCTTTTCTAAAACATTATGGAGATTATTTAATCATTGAAAAACCTACAACAGCAGATAATTTCAGCTTCATGTTTGAATACCAATTTGGTTATATGTATTGGAGGTATTTAATGTGGAATTTTGTTGGAAGACAAAATGACGAACAAGGGAAATACGATTATTTGGATGGAAATTGGATAAGTGGAATTCCATTTTTAGACAATCTTCATGTTGCCTCACAAGATAATTTACCTGCTGATGTTTTGAACAACAAAGGAAGAAATGTTTATTTTTTCTTACCTTTTATACTCGGCCTTATAGGAATTATGTATCATGCCAGTAAAGACCGAAAAAGTTTTTATGTCCTGCTTGCTCTTTTCCTTTTCTTGGGTATTGCATTAAAAATATACTTAAACGAAAGACCATTTGAACCACGCGAAAGAGACTATGCCTTAGTAGGATCATTTTATGTATTTGCAATTTGGATTGGATTTGGAGTATATGCTCTTTATGAAAGTGCACAAAAATACCTTGCTCCTAAAATTGCAGGCCCAATAATTATTGCAGCCACTTTATTAGCCGCTCCAGTTCTTATGGCTTATCAAAACTGGGACGATCACGACCGTTCTGGAAAATACACGGCTACAGCAATGGCAAAAGCTTATTTAGAATCATGCGATCCCAATGCTATTTTATTCACAATTGGCGATAATGACACCTTTCCGTTATGGTACGCACAAGAAATAGAAGGCGTACGAACTGACATTAAAATTGTCAATACCAGTTTATTTATGACCGATTGGTATATCGACCAAATGAAAAGAAAAGCATATCAATCAGAGGGGCTACCAATATCTTTTACACATGACGAATATGTAGGAGACAAACTGGATTATGTCGCACATATTCCTAAAACAGAAAGTCGTTGGGACATAAAAGATTATATAGCGTTTATAAAGAATCCTAAATCAACAGTTGAAATGCAAAATGGACAAACCATCCATTTCTATCCAACTAATAAACTCAGAATTCCTGTAGATAAAGCTGCAATAATAAAAAACAAAGTAGTTGATCCAAAACTTAATGATTCTATTGTTCCTTATATTGACATTGAAATAAAAGGAAGTGCGATCTATAAAAATAGGTTGATGATGTTGGAAATTATTAAAAACAATAATTGGAAAAGACCCATCTATTTTAGCGGAGGAGCATTTGCCGAAGAAGATTATTTATGGATGAAGGAATATCTTCAATTAGAAGGTATGGTTTACAAACTAGTACCAATTAGAACTCCCTTATCTGAAGAATCAGGCCAAATGGACATGGGAAGAATTGACACCGAAAACATGTATTCTAAAGTAATGAAATGGGATTGGGGCAATAGCGAAAGTGATAAAATTTATCATGACCCTGAAACCCGAAGAGAGAGTTTGACTTACAGAATGAATCTTTCTCGATTGATGAATGAATTGATTGCCGAAGGAAAAATTGATAAAGCAAGAAACATTATTGAACTTGCGATGACAAAAATGCCATTGGATAAATTTGGTTATTACTCATTAGTAGAACCATTTGCAAAAGGCTATTATGATGTTGGTGAAAAAGCAAAAGCTCATGATTTATTAGATAAATTAATGGCAAAATACAAAGACAACCTTAATTATTATGCCAAAATAGCTCCTTCAGAACAATCTAATGTAGAAATTGAAATCATAACTGATTTAGAGCGATACAGAGGATTACTAATTGTGATGAAAGACAGCAAAGACATGGACTATTACAATTCGAGTAAGAAAACTTTTAATACCTACATTGAAATATTTGCTCGTTTCGGTCGTAAAAAAGAATAA
- a CDS encoding polysaccharide deacetylase family protein, which produces MRLYWIKTNSFIKNIFSNYIWNIPNTGNKIYLTFDDGPTPKITEWVLEELKKYNAKATFFCIGKNIVSHPDLFNNIINEGHTLGNHTFNHLNGWNTETTNYIENVALCESSLLNQKSKEQKTNTKFFRPPYGKIKKSQSKKLRQLGYKIIMWDVLSADFDQTISPEKCLENVLQNAVSGSVIVFHDSVKAFINLEYALPRTLQILKEKGFKFDTLPY; this is translated from the coding sequence ATGAGATTATACTGGATCAAAACAAATTCATTTATAAAAAACATATTTTCAAATTACATTTGGAATATCCCAAATACGGGGAATAAAATCTACCTTACCTTTGACGATGGTCCAACTCCAAAGATTACGGAATGGGTTTTAGAAGAATTAAAAAAGTATAATGCAAAAGCCACTTTTTTCTGCATTGGAAAAAACATTGTAAGCCATCCCGATTTATTTAACAACATAATTAATGAAGGGCACACTCTAGGAAACCACACCTTCAATCACTTAAATGGATGGAATACAGAAACAACAAATTACATTGAGAATGTGGCTTTATGTGAGTCATCACTTTTAAATCAAAAATCAAAAGAACAAAAGACAAACACAAAATTTTTCCGTCCGCCTTATGGCAAAATAAAAAAGTCGCAATCTAAAAAATTACGACAATTAGGCTATAAAATAATTATGTGGGATGTTCTAAGTGCCGATTTTGATCAAACCATATCACCTGAAAAATGTTTAGAGAATGTATTACAAAATGCAGTATCAGGAAGTGTAATTGTTTTTCACGACAGTGTTAAAGCTTTTATAAACTTAGAATATGCTCTTCCTAGAACATTACAAATTTTAAAAGAAAAAGGATTTAAATTTGATACATTACCTTATTAA
- a CDS encoding thioredoxin family protein has translation MSKFGELINTQVPVLIDFYTDWNESSVSMHPVIKDVAAALGDKVKVIKIDVDKNQELADALRIKGLPTLMIYKEGMMIWRQSGELDANTLIGLVQEQI, from the coding sequence ATGTCAAAATTTGGAGAACTTATAAATACTCAAGTTCCTGTGTTAATTGATTTTTACACAGATTGGAACGAATCTTCAGTGTCAATGCATCCTGTAATAAAAGATGTAGCAGCTGCTCTTGGTGACAAGGTTAAAGTTATAAAGATTGACGTTGATAAAAATCAAGAATTAGCTGATGCTTTGCGTATTAAAGGTCTGCCTACCTTAATGATTTATAAGGAAGGTATGATGATCTGGAGACAATCAGGTGAATTAGATGCGAATACTTTAATAGGTTTAGTTCAAGAACAAATCTAG
- a CDS encoding metallophosphoesterase: MGLRLLLIGAVLFIIELYAFQAVKTLIKLRWMLISYQIISLLLFVFILYSFTQFDRSVGQTQQTMFTMGLLLVVYIPKIVMTVVLLGEDVFRLAAGSINYFIDNNSNNDFLPSRRKFVSQVGLGLAAVPFLSLIYGIFEGRYNYKVIKQAIHFPDLPDAFDGFTITQISDVHSGSFDDPDKINYAIDLVNAQNSDLILFTGDIVNTHAKEMHPWIETFNRIKKHEFGKYSVLGNHDYGEYVTWSTQIDKEENFDAIKNLYGQIGFTLLLNEHTFIEKGNDKIALVGVENWGKNFKQAGDLKKAAQNLTKQDFKILMSHDPSHWDEVIQHDEKHFHLTLSGHTHGMQFGIEIPGYFKWSLAQYVYKQWAGLYENLGRYVYVNRGFGFHAYPGRVGIMPEITVIQLIKGKKLA; this comes from the coding sequence ATGGGTTTACGTTTATTACTTATTGGGGCTGTTCTTTTTATTATTGAACTTTATGCTTTTCAAGCTGTTAAAACTTTAATCAAGTTGCGATGGATGTTGATTTCGTATCAAATAATAAGCCTTTTACTTTTTGTATTTATACTTTATTCCTTCACACAATTTGATCGTTCGGTTGGGCAAACTCAGCAAACTATGTTCACAATGGGATTGTTACTTGTGGTTTATATACCAAAAATTGTTATGACGGTTGTGCTTCTTGGCGAAGATGTATTTCGTTTGGCCGCAGGTTCAATCAACTATTTTATCGACAATAATAGTAATAATGATTTTTTGCCTTCTAGACGTAAATTTGTTAGTCAAGTTGGTTTAGGGTTGGCTGCGGTTCCTTTTCTATCTTTAATATATGGGATATTTGAAGGGAGATACAATTATAAAGTTATCAAACAAGCCATTCATTTTCCAGATTTACCAGATGCTTTTGATGGGTTTACGATTACTCAAATATCAGATGTACATAGTGGTAGTTTTGATGATCCAGATAAGATTAATTACGCCATTGATTTGGTTAATGCTCAAAATTCAGATTTGATTTTATTTACTGGTGATATCGTGAATACACATGCGAAGGAAATGCACCCTTGGATTGAAACTTTTAATAGAATCAAAAAACATGAGTTTGGAAAGTATTCAGTGCTCGGTAATCACGATTACGGTGAATATGTGACTTGGTCAACACAAATTGATAAAGAAGAGAACTTTGATGCTATTAAGAATTTGTATGGTCAAATAGGTTTTACTTTATTATTGAATGAGCATACTTTTATTGAAAAAGGGAATGATAAAATCGCTTTGGTTGGAGTTGAAAATTGGGGTAAAAATTTCAAACAAGCTGGTGATTTAAAGAAAGCAGCTCAAAATTTAACGAAACAAGATTTTAAAATTTTAATGAGTCATGATCCAAGTCATTGGGATGAAGTGATTCAACATGATGAAAAACATTTTCATTTAACTTTATCTGGTCATACGCATGGAATGCAATTTGGGATAGAAATTCCGGGATATTTTAAATGGAGTTTGGCGCAATACGTCTACAAACAATGGGCTGGATTATATGAAAATTTAGGTAGGTATGTATATGTAAATAGAGGTTTTGGTTTTCATGCTTATCCAGGAAGAGTTGGAATTATGCCTGAAATTACAGTAATTCAACTAATAAAGGGTAAAAAATTAGCATAG
- the polA gene encoding DNA polymerase I: MSAQKRLYLLDAYALIFRGYFAFIKNPRINSKGMDTSAIMGFMNALMDVIKRDKPDHLAVAFDKGGSTYRYEMYQEYKAHRDETPEAIKIAVPYIQELLKAMHIPIIEVPGFEADDLIGTIAKQAEKQNYQVFMVTPDKDFAQLVSENIFMYKPARMGNGIEIWGIPEVLEKFEITNPLQVIDYLGMMGDAADNIPGLPGVGEKTAKKFLAEYGSMENLLANTHQLKGAIKDKIEANAELGILSKKLATILLDCPVTFNEADYELSKPDVEKTDALFQELEFRQMKAQFDKYFGTGKEYDEIDTNGNGNTVESEKIVKKTPAKKSNEDQFDLFGFSDEESNEAHSNSHYATLENTEHFYQIIQGDFAVKLLLQNLMNQTSVCFDTETTGIDALNAELVGMSFSFEKGKAFYVPFPENQEEAQVLADKFKPFFESETIEKIGQNIKYDLKILSHYGIQIKGKLFDTMIAHYLINPDMRHNMDVLSETYLKYSPKSIEDLIGKKGKNQKSMREVALEEIKEYAAEDADITFQLKQNFSPILDKAETKKLFDEIEIPLVPVLAAMELEGINLDVPFLKSMSVEMAVESNALEQKIYETAGEKFNLASPKQLGDVLFDKLKIGGAKQKKTKTGQYATGEEILSYLANDNEIVRDILEWRQMVKLQSTYIDALPNQVDKKTGRVHTDYMQTVAATGRLSSNNPNLQNIPVRTERGRLIRKAFIPRDENYTLVSADYSQIELRIIAALSGEENMIKAFKNHEDIHRSTAAKVFNIPLEEVTKEQRSNAKTVNFGIIYGVSAFGLSNQTSLSRKESAELIDAYYATYPKLKSYMSNQVDFAREHGYVQTVLGRRRYLKDINSANMMVKSGAERNAVNAPIQGSAADIIKIAMINIHKKLISENWKSKMLLQVHDELVFDVHNSELEKIQPIIKYEMENAFIMDVPLDVEIGLGKNWLEAH, encoded by the coding sequence ATGTCTGCTCAAAAACGCCTTTACCTTCTTGATGCTTATGCATTAATATTTCGTGGTTATTTTGCCTTTATAAAAAACCCAAGAATCAATTCTAAAGGAATGGATACTTCGGCCATTATGGGTTTTATGAATGCCTTAATGGATGTCATAAAACGAGACAAACCCGATCATTTGGCCGTTGCTTTTGACAAAGGCGGAAGTACCTACCGATACGAAATGTATCAAGAATACAAAGCACATCGTGATGAAACTCCCGAAGCCATCAAGATTGCGGTTCCATATATTCAAGAATTATTAAAGGCCATGCACATTCCTATTATTGAAGTTCCCGGTTTTGAAGCCGATGATTTGATAGGAACCATTGCAAAACAGGCCGAAAAACAGAACTATCAAGTTTTTATGGTAACACCTGACAAGGATTTTGCCCAATTGGTTTCCGAAAACATATTTATGTACAAACCCGCACGAATGGGAAATGGAATCGAAATTTGGGGAATACCAGAAGTGTTGGAAAAATTTGAAATCACCAATCCTTTGCAAGTAATTGATTATCTGGGAATGATGGGCGACGCCGCCGATAATATTCCAGGATTACCCGGAGTAGGCGAAAAAACAGCAAAGAAATTCTTGGCAGAATATGGCTCTATGGAAAATCTTTTGGCCAACACCCATCAATTAAAAGGAGCTATAAAAGACAAAATTGAAGCCAATGCCGAATTGGGTATTTTGTCTAAAAAATTGGCCACTATCCTACTCGATTGCCCAGTGACATTTAATGAGGCTGACTACGAATTATCAAAACCCGATGTTGAAAAAACTGACGCGTTATTCCAAGAATTGGAATTTCGTCAAATGAAAGCGCAGTTTGACAAATATTTTGGAACTGGAAAAGAATACGACGAAATTGACACAAATGGCAACGGTAATACTGTCGAGAGTGAAAAAATAGTCAAAAAAACTCCAGCAAAAAAATCCAACGAAGACCAATTTGACTTATTTGGATTTTCGGATGAAGAAAGCAACGAAGCGCACTCTAATTCACATTATGCAACTTTAGAAAATACGGAACATTTTTACCAAATTATTCAAGGAGATTTTGCAGTGAAATTACTTTTGCAAAACTTAATGAACCAAACCTCAGTTTGTTTTGACACCGAAACTACTGGAATCGATGCCTTAAATGCCGAATTGGTTGGAATGTCATTTTCTTTTGAAAAAGGAAAGGCCTTTTATGTTCCGTTTCCGGAAAATCAGGAAGAAGCGCAAGTTTTGGCAGACAAGTTCAAACCTTTTTTCGAAAGTGAAACGATTGAGAAAATTGGTCAAAACATCAAATACGATTTAAAAATCCTTTCTCATTATGGTATTCAAATAAAAGGAAAGCTATTTGACACAATGATTGCGCATTATTTAATCAATCCCGATATGCGTCATAATATGGATGTTCTGTCGGAAACCTATTTAAAATATTCTCCAAAATCGATTGAAGATTTGATTGGTAAAAAAGGGAAGAACCAAAAATCGATGCGCGAGGTGGCATTGGAAGAAATTAAAGAATACGCCGCCGAAGATGCTGATATTACTTTTCAATTGAAACAAAATTTCAGTCCGATTCTAGACAAAGCAGAAACAAAGAAACTGTTTGACGAAATTGAAATTCCGTTAGTTCCTGTTTTGGCAGCGATGGAATTGGAAGGAATCAATCTTGACGTTCCTTTTTTAAAATCGATGTCGGTTGAAATGGCCGTTGAAAGTAACGCATTGGAACAAAAAATTTATGAAACCGCAGGAGAAAAATTCAATTTAGCCTCACCAAAACAGTTAGGAGATGTTTTATTCGACAAATTAAAAATTGGCGGAGCAAAGCAAAAGAAAACCAAAACCGGTCAATATGCTACTGGAGAAGAAATCCTAAGTTATTTGGCCAATGACAACGAAATTGTTCGTGATATTCTCGAATGGCGACAAATGGTAAAATTGCAAAGCACATATATTGATGCATTACCGAACCAAGTTGATAAAAAGACAGGCAGAGTCCACACCGATTATATGCAAACGGTAGCAGCAACTGGGCGTTTGAGTTCTAATAACCCAAATTTACAAAACATTCCCGTCCGAACCGAAAGAGGACGATTGATTCGAAAAGCCTTTATTCCTCGTGACGAAAATTACACCTTAGTATCTGCGGATTATTCTCAAATAGAATTACGAATTATCGCCGCATTGTCTGGCGAAGAGAACATGATTAAAGCATTCAAAAACCATGAAGACATTCATAGAAGTACGGCTGCAAAAGTATTCAACATACCTCTGGAAGAAGTAACCAAAGAGCAACGTAGCAACGCCAAAACGGTAAATTTCGGAATTATATATGGGGTTTCGGCATTTGGATTGAGCAATCAAACATCACTTTCGCGAAAAGAAAGTGCTGAATTAATCGATGCCTATTATGCAACCTATCCAAAACTAAAATCGTACATGTCCAATCAAGTTGATTTTGCAAGAGAACACGGCTATGTACAAACGGTTTTAGGAAGAAGACGTTATTTGAAAGATATTAACTCTGCCAATATGATGGTCAAAAGTGGTGCCGAACGTAATGCTGTAAACGCACCAATACAAGGGAGTGCAGCCGATATAATCAAAATTGCAATGATTAACATCCATAAAAAACTAATTTCTGAAAATTGGAAGAGTAAAATGTTATTGCAGGTTCATGATGAACTTGTGTTTGATGTACACAATTCTGAATTAGAAAAAATTCAACCTATAATCAAATACGAAATGGAAAACGCTTTTATTATGGACGTTCCATTAGATGTTGAAATAGGTTTAGGAAAAAATTGGTTAGAAGCGCATTAA